A stretch of the Ostrea edulis chromosome 9, xbOstEdul1.1, whole genome shotgun sequence genome encodes the following:
- the LOC125660057 gene encoding uncharacterized protein LOC125660057, which produces MTTQRRLKYSVSDASRRMYREETNGIYRKLENPWPTENQLRHQQFEARQRPLSHILASSSFRDTLNKGQVSGGQSLSNLKKARLRNSLNLPINFSLDSEYFVNANGDLNSSGTLGNKPKFEQSAFSFVPEKDIISLADLDSSCTEIGGTSDKASSVGSKKSAQKFQTSRKSSTSSSSHTPSNSESTVDQGYEIEDIERGLGIVSKSESDCNKSFKSRTALQKRLSFKEVFPEPVNQEFLEKNYAETVERKSFSPLQQDANHIFDSEINIQDMCTAESVPFSRASLNRSLSSESGGSCSPKNATQVFDSSDHFQPMGDSIFTGNVEIPESLDLEPLYKEGRYTDILHVSRTRSGPLKTMNSLPVHSSSQHNIEIETDIDPQTYKDMESQIKLDRSFSVESVPPPLPLSKIPDVIENISLNNYVGNECDSLTSLTGPADSPKSVKCDIKIDSGSFVRTDENPNFPGTAITYYGPIYASNNTLILPQQSNQSSWENSGKEETESDSDSTSTSSISAIPKHEPSTGFENHPKPNSKYFAEKQIGNSIEDEILEKMDLTDELQTPHRFVSEPESVNKNILVGSDHKQCLAINEDVHQALETLDNVIMEVSADTTDIEPEIKHRGHLVVVAIDFGTTYSGYAFSFTRDPSNVYMMRKWEGGDPGVINEKTPTSILLTPDGQFHSFGYSARDNYHDLDKEEAKTWMYFDKFKMILHNTPDLSKDTLLGSSSGRLFPALTVFALALKYFRDHALQELSDQSGMKILNEDIRWVISVPAIWRASAKQFIRQAAYEGGLVSPKYPDQLVIALEPEAASIYCRKLKMYQLVPEVIVERPLQLPGSNPVKPMNMNPACEDLKEGSRYMVVDCGGGTVDITVHQVDKGEKLIELYRASGGPYGSVGIDLDFEHVLDGIFGKDLVKHYREKCPIGWVDLMIAFESRKRSANPHKPTPLNVSLPFSFIDYCKKHKSGTIEHAIKKYGDKDIQWSRLGMLRFTPEAMMRLFIPTMDRIKQAIGDVLNDRGTRDLQYMFLVGGFAESAILQQEILKEFGSFFKVIIPQGVGLAILKGSVLFGLDPTIVHVRKSRLTYGVGVLNKFRPEMHPVEKKIVRGDTTWCTDVLDKYVVKNQPVALGDVIFRSYKPANENQKEIRINIYFTDNPDSKFITDNGVQKCGALSLDLEGTSSKISRREIQTRMVFGETEIRVSALDVSTGRRVQAFIDFLSN; this is translated from the exons ATGACAACACAGAGGAGGCTTAAGTACAGTGTGTCCGACGCTAGTCGCCGTATGTACAGAGAGGAGACCAATGGTATCTACCGAAAACTTGAAAATCCATGGCCCACAGAAAATCAGCTGAGGCATCAACAATTTGAGGCGAGACAGCGGCCACTTAGTCACATTTTAGCCTCTAGTTCTTTCAGAGACACCTTGAACAAGGGACAAGTTAGTGGGGGACAAAGTTTGAGCAATTTGAAGAAAGCGCGGTTACGAAATTCATTGAATTTACCCATCAATTTTTCCTTGGATTCAGAGTACTTTGTGAATGCGAACGGTGATTTGAATAGTTCTGGGACTCTCGGGAATAAACCTAAATTTGAACAATCTGCATTCAGTTTTGTTCCAGAAAAAGATATAATTTCCTTAGCAGACCTAGATTCTTCCTGTACCGAAATCGGTGGCACTTCCGATAAGGCTTCTTCTGTTGGAAGCAAGAAATCTGCCCAGAAATTCCAAACTTCCCGGAAATCCTCTACCTCGTCATCAAGTCACACACCATCCAATTCCGAATCCACTGTGGACCAAGGATACGAAATAGAAGACATTGAGCGAGGACTTGGCATTGTCAGTAAATCTGAGAGCGATTGTAACAAATCTTTCAAATCCCGTACGGCTTTACAGAAGAGACTTTCCTTCAAAGAAGTGTTTCCGGAACCTGTTAATCAAGaatttctggaaaaaaattatgcAGAAACTGTCGAAAGAAAATCGTTTTCGCCTTTGCAGCAAGATGCCAATCATATTTTCGATTCTGAAATAAATATCCAGGATATGTGTACAGCTGAAAGTGTTCCATTCAGTAGAGCATCGCTAAATAGGTCATTATCCTCAGAGTCTGGGGGCTCATGCTCGCCAAAAAACGCGACACAAGTGTTCGACTCAAGTGATCATTTTCAGCCGATGGGTGACTCCATATTTACTGGTAACGTTGAAATACCCGAGTCACTAGATCTAGAACCTTTATACAAAGAAGGAAGATACAcagacatactacatgtatcacgaACGAGAAGTGGGCCACTTAAAACAATGAATTCCCTGCCAGTGCATTCTTCTTCTCAACACAACATAGAGATTGAGACAGACATCGATCCTCAGACTTATAAAGATATGGAAAGCCAAATCAAACTGGACAGGTCATTTTCCGTGGAATCCGTACCCCCTCCCCTACCGCTCAGTAAAATTCCAGATGTCATTGAAAACATCAGTCTAAACAACTATGTAGGAAACGAATGTGACAGTTTAACTTCATTAACAGGGCCAGCGGATTCACCGAAGTCTGTAAAGTGTGACATCAAGATAGATTCTGGGAGTTTTGTGAGAACTGATGAAAATCCTAATTTTCCAGGAACAGCAATAACCTATTATGGACCTATCTATGCTAGCAACAATACTCTTATTCTACCTCAACAATCCAACCAAAGTTCATGGGAAAACAGTGGGAAGGAAG AAACAGAGTCGGACTCGGATTCCACCAGTACGTCGAGTATATCTGCCATACCAAAACATGAACCCTCCACTGGTTTCGAAAACCACCCAAAGCCTAATTCCAAATATTTTGCAGAAAAGCAAATAGGTAATTCTATTGAAGATGAAATATTGGAGAAGATGGACTTGACTGATGAGCTGCAGACCCCACATCGATTTGTTTCTGAACCAGAGtctgtaaataaaaatatccTAGTAGGATCAGACCATAAACAATGTTTAGCTATCAATGAGGATGTTCATCAGGCACTTGAAACTTTAGACAACGTCATAATGGAGGTGTCCGCTGATACAACTGATATAGAGCCTGAAATTAAACACAGGGGCCACCTTGTTGTGGTGGCTATAGATTTTGGCACCACCTACAGCGGGTATGCCTTCAGTTTTACAAGAGATCCGTCGAATGTGTACATGATGAGGAAGTGGGAAGGTGGAGATCCAGGGGTGATTAACGAAAAGACCCCCACAAGCATCCTCCTGACTCCTGACGGCCAGTTCCACTCCTTTGGATACAGTGCTAGAGATAATTATCATGACCTTGATAAGGAGGAAGCGAAGACATGGATGTATTTCGATAAATTCAAGATGATTCTACACAACACACCG GACTTAAGTAAGGACACGTTACTTGGATCCAGCAGTGGTAGGCTTTTCCCGGCGTTGACTGTGTTCGCCCTGGCCCTGAAGTACTTCAGAGACCATGCTTTACAGGAGCTAAGCGACCAGTCAGGGATGAAAATTCTGAACGAAGATATAAGATGGGTCATTAGCGTACCAGCCATATGGAGAGCTTCGGCAAAACAGTTTATACGGCAGGCTGCATACGAG GGTGGCTTGGTGTCTCCAAAATACCCGGACCAGCTGGTTATTGCTTTAGAACCTGAAGCAGCATCGATATACTGTAGAAAACTAAAAATGTACCAGCTTGTTCCGGAAGTAATCGTTGAGCGCCCTCTTCAATTACCCGGGTCTAACCCTGTAAAACCGATGAATATGAACCCCGCCTGTGAAGATTTGAAGGAAG GCAGCCGTTATATGGTGGTGGATTGTGGTGGCGGGACTGTAGATATAACAGTACACCAAGTGGATAAAGGAGAGAAGCTGATAGAACTGTACAGGGCGTCGGGTGGGCCGTACGGATCTGTAG GGATCGATTTGGATTTTGAGCATGTTCTTGATGGGATATTCGGAAAGGACTTGGTGAAACACTATCGAGAAAAATGTCCCATTGGATGGGTGGATTTGATGATCGCGTTCGAATCCAGGAAACGCTCTGCAAATCCCCACAAGCCAACTCCTCTAAACGTATCCCTGCCGTTCTCTTTTATCGATTACTGCAAGAAACACAAG AGTGGGACCATAGAACACGCCATCAAGAAATATGGTGATAAAGACATACAATGGTCACGTCTGGGCATGCTCCGATTTACACCGGAAGCAATGATGCGACTATTCATTCCTACAATGGATAGAATCAAACAAGCTATTGGAGACGTGCTAAACGACAGAGGAACCAGAG ATTTACAGTACATGTTCTTAGTAGGAGGGTTTGCTGAATCGGCAATTTTGCAACAAGAAATCTTGAAAGAATTTGGCTCATTTTTTAAAGTGATTATTCCACAAGGAGTGGGTCTTGCAATACTGAAAG GTTCTGTACTATTTGGATTAGATCCTACAATTGTTCATGTGCGAAAATCTAGACTGACGTATGGGGTTGGTGTTCTGAACAAATTCCGACCAGAAATGCATCCAGTAGAAAAGAAAATCGTCAGAGGAGACACCACGTGGTGCACTGATGTCTTAGATAAGTATGTCGTCAAAAATCAGCCGGTGGCTTTGGGTGACGTGATCTTCCGAAGTTATAAACCAGCCAATGAAAATCAGAAGGAAATACGAATTAACATATACTTCACGGACAATCCAGACTCTAAATTCATCACAGATAATGGCGTTCAGAAATGCGGTGCTCTATCCCTGGATTTGGAGGGAACTTCTTCAAAGATATCAAGGCGGGAAATTCAAACTAGAATGGTTTTTGGAGAGACTGAGATTCGAGTTAGCGCCCTTGATGTGAGCACCGGTCGACGTGTTCAAGCTTTTATCGACTTCCTGAGTAACTGA